TCAAGGCCGCCAAGGCGTTGCTCGACACCGCCCGACGGCCTGCGCGAGCAAGCCAGCGAAGAACCGCCGCCCACGATCGCATCGAGCGCCGGCAAGCCATCATCGTGCCGGCACCGCAATTGGCGAAGCAACATGGCTTCTCCGCTATCGTCGCGGTCGGCCGCATCGACAGCTGGCGCGCAACTGCCGGCAAGCCTGCCAAGCGGACGGCCCGATACTTTCTGGCTTCGCGGCGGCTGTCGGCCAAGAAGCTGCTCGACGTCGTCCGCGCCCACTGGAGCATCGAGAACAACCTGCACTGGGTTCTCGACGTTCTGTTCGACGAGGACGCTTGCCGCAGCCGCAAGGACCACGCCCCGGAGAACCTTGCCGTCATCCGCAAGCTCGCCATCAACGCCCTGCAAGCCACGCCAGGTCCAGCGCGGACCAGCCACAAAATGCTCCAGGCAAGATGGAGCAACGACTTCCTTCTCACCGTCCTGGCCCATATGCGATAGCCCTACCTTGCGGGGGAGGGCTGGGGAGAGGGGTAAGCCCCGGGCGAGCTGATCAATTTGTGCGTCGCTCTCGCAACTCCGGTAGCGCTTGAGAAAAATCTTCACCCGCGCTGTCGGCCCCGCATCCCTTCGTTCGTCATGAAGGCAGAGAGCATCACCAAGCGTTACGGAGCCTGCCATGCCGACGATCGTCGACACCGAAGTCTCAAAGCCCGCCCGCATCACCGGCCGCGTCATGAGCGGCGTAGTCATTCTTTTCCTGCTGTTCGATGGCGCGATCAAGCTGGTGCCGTTGCCGGTCGTCACCGAGACCATGGACAAGATGGGCTGGGGCGCGAGCGATACGCTGGCGCGCAGCCTCGGCATCATCACCATCGTCTGCACGTTGTTGTACTCGGTGCCGCCGACCTCGATCCTCGGCGCCATCCTGCTCACCGGCTATCTCGGCGGCGCGATCGCATCGCATCTGCGGATTGGCAGCCCGCTGTTCACCCACACGCTGTTCGGGCTCTATCTCGGCCTGATGGTGTGGGGCGGGCTCTACCTGCGCGACGGCAATCTGCGTGCGCTGCTTCCGTTCCGCCGCTGAGTTATGGTTCAATTCATATTGCTGGAGACCATCATGTTCGAGACCCTTGCCATCATCGCGGTCATCCTCGCGGTCGCGATTGCCGTCATCCTCATCCTCGCGGCGACCAAGCCGAGCACGTTCCGCGTCACGCGTGCGACCAGCATCAACGCGCCGGCCGAACGGATCTTTCCGCTGATCGACGATTTCCGGCAGTGGACGGTCTGGTCGCCTTATGAGAACCGGGATCCTGACATGAAGCGCAGCTACGACGGCGCCGAACGCGGGCAGGGCGCGGTCTATGCCTGGGACGGCAACAAGAATGTCGGCACCGGCCGCATGGAGATATTGCAGTCGTCGGCGCCGTCGAAGGTCGTCATCAAGCTCGACTTCCTCAAGCCGTTCGAGGGCCACAACACCGCCGAGTTCACAATGCTGCCGCAGGGAGATGCGACCAGCGTCACATGGACCATGTATGGTCCGGCTGTCTTCATGTCGAAGGTGATGCAGGTGTTCATGAACCTGGACCACATGATCGGCAAGGATTTCGAGGTCGGTCTCGCCAATCTGAAGAAGCTGACGGAAAAATAGCGCCGTTTCGAGCGAAGTGGTTTACCGGTTCGCATGAAGAAACCGCGCAGGATCTACCCAGGGAGCACGCGATGCAGGTCAACCCCTATCTCTCTTATGACGGCAATTGCGGCGCCGCGCTGAAATTCTACGAGAAGGTTCTCGGCGCGCGGATCGAGGAAACTTTTCCCTATGGCGAGGGCAATGCGGAAATGCAGACCCCGCCGGGCTGGAAGGACAAGATCATGCACGCCCGCCTCACGATCGACGGCGAGATCATCATGGCCTCCGACGCCCCGCCCGGCCACTTCCAGAAGCCGCAGGGATTCCACGTCTCGCTGCAGGTCGAGGATCCCGCGGAGGCCGAACGCCGCTTCAAGGACCTGTCCGAAGGCGGCGCGGTCACCATGCCGTTCGGCAAGACCTTCTTCTCCAACGGCTTCGGCATGTGCGTCGATCAGTTCGGCATCCCCTGGATGGTGAACTGCCCGCAGGGGATGTAGGGCGGACAGCGGTCTCTATCACCGTCATCCCCCGCGAAATGGCTTCGCCTTTGCGCGGGGATGACGGGACGATGAATGCGCTCTACCGGCACCGCGGATAGATCGCGGCGAGCTCGCGACCGCGCAGCAGCAGCAGGCGCGAGGTCAGGCCGCCGCGGCGGATGATCCAGCCGCGCACCGGCGCAGGATAGGCTTCCAGCACCGCTTCGGATGCTTCCGGCTCCGCATAGGTGCGGCCGCGTCGGTCGATCGAGCGGGCGGCGTGGAAGCCGAGCACGGCGCGCCGCGTCACGCAGATGCGGTCGCCCGGCACCATCGAGAGCACCAGCGTGCAGGCCGACAGGCACGGCCCGTCGATCACCACGCGTTCGCCGGACTCGCGCACCTTGTCGAACAGGTCGATGAACGGGCCGACCTGCCCGCCGGGGCTGGCGAGGATGCGAACGTCGGCATGTGCGCAGCCGAGCGTTGCGCAGAGAGCTGCCGCCGCGACGAGTGTTCTCATAAGCGCAATCCCTGCCGCCGATGCGATCGAGGTCCCGCATCCGTGGTCACAGGCTCGCGCCGGAATGGGGCATCGTCAAGACGGATGCCCCGGTTCGCGATCGGCAGGCGGACTCAGGCTGCGCGGTTCTTGAGCGCACCCACGATCGCCGTGAGCACCGCGCCGGCGACGCCGCCGCCCGCGACCTGTCCGATGATGCTGCCGATGTCAGGCGCAGCACCTGAATTGGCAAGCAGCGGGATCAGCATGCCCAGAAGCTGTCCGCCCGCGCCGCCGCCGATGGCGCCGGCGATGGTGTTTCCGAGCGTGCCGAGATCGATGTTCTTGGCCGCTCCCGCGGCGACATTGCCGCCGACGGCTCCGCTGATGATCTGGATGATCAGATTGATGAGGACTCCCGACATGACGCGATTTCTCCCCGGTATCTGGTTCAGCATGGCCGAGGCGCCGGCTGGCGCCCAGCGCCGCAGAGGTTAGGCGCGCGGCGCGCAGAGGTCATGCTGCGCACGCGAAGATTGCGCCCGATGCGGGCGGTATGCACCGGCTTTTTGGGGAGCTTTTCCGCTCGGCCGGCGGCCTCAGGCCGCGCCGGAGACGCCGGCCTCGGCAAAGGTCGCCATGCCGCCGTGGCAGGCCAGTGCCGCGCGCAGCAGCTGGATCGCAACCCCCGCGCCGGAGGCTTCGCCGAGCCGCATCTCGAGATCGAGCAGGGGTGCGAGCTCAAGATCGCGCAGCAGCATGCGATGGCCGAGTTCGGCCGAGACGTGCCCGGCGCGGCAATGTGCGAGGCCGTTGGGCGCAAGCCGCGCCAGCGGCAGCACCGCCGATGTCGCGACGAAGCCGTCGAGCAGCACCGGGATTGATCTTGCGCGCGCCGCCAGCACGGCGCCGAAGATGGCCGCGAGTTCGCGCCCGCCGAGCGCGACGGCGACGGCGAGCGGATCCTCGAGCAGGTTGCGATGTATTTTCAGCGCGGTATCGATCGTGGTGCGCTTGCGCAGCAGGCCGGCATCGTCGACGCCGGTGCCGCGGCCGGCCCAGCGCGCGCCGCGCCCGCCCATCAATGCCGCGCACAGCGTCGCGGCCACCGTGGTGTTGGCGATTCCCATCTCGCCGACCACGAGCAGATCGCATTGCTCCGGCACCGTGCGCCACCCGGTGTCGAGCGCGACCAGGAAGTCGGCGCCATCCATCGCCGGCGCCATCGTGAAATCGCGGGTCGGCCGCGCGAGTTCGAGCGGCTCGACGCGCAATTCGGCGCCGGCGAGCTTGGCGATCTGGTTGATCGCGGCACCGCCTGCGGCGAAGTTCGCCACCATCTGCGCGGTGACCTCGGCGGGAAAGGCCGAGACGCCGCGCTCGGCGATGCCATGATTGCCGGCGAACACGGCGATCGTCACGTGGTCGAGCCGGGGGAGTTCGCGCCGCTGCCAGCGCGCCAGCCAGATCGCGACCTCCTCCAGCCGGCCGAGGCTACCCGGCGGCTTGGTCAGGTTCTGCTGGCGCAGGGTTGCTGCTGCGGCAGTGGCCTCGTCGCCCTCGGGCAGCTCGCGACAAAAGCTGCGGATGTCGTCTAGAGTATTGAACTGCATGCGATTCCCTCGTCGAGCGGGCCGCAAACTAAAGCATGATCCGGAAAAGTGTGAAGCGGTTTTCCGAGAAGATCATGCCCAATCACGAGGCTAAAGCGCGATGACGATCCGCCCGATCTCATCGCGCTTTAGTTCAATTCGAAGGCCGACCATGAATCAATGGCTCGACGATCTCAGGATCGCCATCGCCTTTCTGACCCGGTTGCCGATGCCGCATCCGGACGGCGCGCGGCCGGAAAGCTTTGCGCGGGCGCAGCGACTGTTCCCGCTGGTCGGCGCCGGCATCGGGGCGGCGGTCGGGCTGTTCTGCCTGCTGCTGCGGTCGATCGGCGTGCCGGATCTTGCCGCGGCCGCGCTCACGCTCGGCGGGGCTGCGCTGCTGACCGGTGCGCTGCATGAGGACGGGCTTGCCGATGTCGCCGACGGATTCGGCGGCGGCCGCGATGTCGCGGCCAAGCTCGAGATCATGCGTGATAGCCGGCTCGGGACCTATGGC
The window above is part of the Bradyrhizobium sp. PSBB068 genome. Proteins encoded here:
- a CDS encoding DoxX family protein, which translates into the protein MPTIVDTEVSKPARITGRVMSGVVILFLLFDGAIKLVPLPVVTETMDKMGWGASDTLARSLGIITIVCTLLYSVPPTSILGAILLTGYLGGAIASHLRIGSPLFTHTLFGLYLGLMVWGGLYLRDGNLRALLPFRR
- a CDS encoding VOC family protein, which encodes MQVNPYLSYDGNCGAALKFYEKVLGARIEETFPYGEGNAEMQTPPGWKDKIMHARLTIDGEIIMASDAPPGHFQKPQGFHVSLQVEDPAEAERRFKDLSEGGAVTMPFGKTFFSNGFGMCVDQFGIPWMVNCPQGM
- the cobT gene encoding nicotinate-nucleotide--dimethylbenzimidazole phosphoribosyltransferase, which translates into the protein MQFNTLDDIRSFCRELPEGDEATAAAATLRQQNLTKPPGSLGRLEEVAIWLARWQRRELPRLDHVTIAVFAGNHGIAERGVSAFPAEVTAQMVANFAAGGAAINQIAKLAGAELRVEPLELARPTRDFTMAPAMDGADFLVALDTGWRTVPEQCDLLVVGEMGIANTTVAATLCAALMGGRGARWAGRGTGVDDAGLLRKRTTIDTALKIHRNLLEDPLAVAVALGGRELAAIFGAVLAARARSIPVLLDGFVATSAVLPLARLAPNGLAHCRAGHVSAELGHRMLLRDLELAPLLDLEMRLGEASGAGVAIQLLRAALACHGGMATFAEAGVSGAA
- a CDS encoding SRPBCC family protein; its protein translation is MFETLAIIAVILAVAIAVILILAATKPSTFRVTRATSINAPAERIFPLIDDFRQWTVWSPYENRDPDMKRSYDGAERGQGAVYAWDGNKNVGTGRMEILQSSAPSKVVIKLDFLKPFEGHNTAEFTMLPQGDATSVTWTMYGPAVFMSKVMQVFMNLDHMIGKDFEVGLANLKKLTEK